tagcgtttcaaatgtcactcgctctgagacttggagtagttgttccccttgctctgcatgggtaacgctgcttcgaggggggctgttgtctttgtgttcctggttcgagcccaggtaggagcgaggagaggtacggaagctatactgttacactggcaatactaaagtgcctataagaacatccaaaggtatatgaaatacaaatggtatagagagacaTAGTCCTATAATCccttaataactacaacctaaaacttcttacctgggaatattgaagactcatgttaaaaggaaccaccagctttcatatgttctgagcaaggaacttaaatgttagctttcttacatggcacatattgcacttttactttcttctccaacactttgtttttgcattatttaaacacaattgaacatttttcattatttatttgaggctaaattgatttgattgatgtattatattaagttaaaataagggTTCATTCagaattgttgtaattgtcattattacaaatacaatttaaaaatcggccgattaatcggtatctgttttttttggtcctccaataatctgtatcggtatcggctttgaaaaatcataatcggtcgacctctagttgttaCATCAGCATTCTGTGCATTTCATATTTGATGTGGGCTACAAACCATAGTCCATGCACTTTCTCCTAATTGTTATTCTATGGCTGCCATCGCTGCATGATCCTGTCTCCTTTTCAAGAGCATTAAAAGAAGGTTGACTGACGGAAAGCTCAGCCATAATTAAAGAAATCaaatgacaaatcaaatcaaattttatttgtcacatgctccaaatacaacaggtgaaatgcttacttactacaagcccttaacgaacaatgcagttcaagaaatagagttaagaaaatatttactaaataaaaaaatgtattaaatgaaaaGTTACACaagaaaataacaataacgatgcATAAGAGAccgtagcagcaacattatgtacaaaataagttacaaacaatgcgacaAAAGTAACAAAATAGCATATAATGTGCATCTGACTTGAAGTGTGCAGAGACTTTTTCCGGTTTCTCCAGTTTTTCCTTTTGCCTCCAGCACCTTCACTAATCAGCTGTGGGTGTGCGGTAGATTCTTATTATTATCTAATAGCATTAAGAACACCATGGCCGATCATTCTAGCGTATTCATGCATTACTGTCCAGGTATTGACAGAGGTATTGATGTATTGATTCAGAGCAGACAAGTCTCCCTGAGACAAAAGATACTCCTGCTGCTATATAATAATGGCTCGATGAAGAATGATATCTCTCTGACGCAAGTCATGTTTGTCTGCTCCAGGATCTGTATAATCCCAACCTTTGCATGCATTTAACACATACCCAACAGGACTTTATGGGAATGACGTTGTTGCTCGCCTGCCAGCCGTGTACACAGTACTTGGGTGAGGTCTGTTCAACTGGCAAAGCAAACAGCAGGTTGAAggaatacagtactgtatgtgtactgtaggaTGACTTCAGTCAGTCACACCCTGACATTTCAGAGCCCCtcatcctgctgctgctgctgttgtatCGAAAATGTGCTGTCATGGTGCGTTTCAACTGATGAAAACAATTGTAGAATACACAACAGAACAGTACCGTACCTTATGCAAACCACCATTCTCCCCAGCTCATGCCTGTGATTAGAGTTTACCCAGAGTGAACCTCACAGAGAAAATACTAGTCAAACAAACAGCTTGAGATGAAGACAGTGATAGGCCTCTGACTGACAGCatttgtgtttgtatatgtctgcatacatacatatacatagatacagtgccttgcgaaagtattcggcccccttgaactttgcggccttttgccacatttcaggcttcaaacataaagatataaaactgtatttttttgtgaagaatcaacaacaagtgggacacaatcatgaagtggaacgacatttattggatatttcaaacttttttaacaaatcaaaaactgaaaaattgggcgtgcaaaattattcagcccctttactttcagtgcagcaaactctctccagaagttcagtgaggatctctgaatgatccaatgttgacctaaatgactaatgatgataaatacaatccacctgtgtgtaatcaagtctccgtataaatgcacctgcactgggatagtctcagaggtccgttaaaagcgcagagagcatcatgaagaacaaggaacacaccaggcaggtccgagatactgttgtgaagaagtttaaagccagatttggatacaaaaagatttcccaagctttaaacatcccaaggagcactgtgcaagtgataatattaaggcactgtacatataggGAGGGATCTATTCAGGGTAGTTAAAGAGGGTTACCAAAACAACGATGAACACAGTAGAGAtgctagatgtgtgtgtggtcCCTATACCACAGTGTCACTTGATCtttgatctcacacacacacacatacgtttttttttttaaccctgAAAAGATCCTTCCCTATTGAAGGTCAACAGACATGCAGTTGACAGTTATCGTAAATGTTACTGCTAGTTAATAGTACTGCTAGCTAATAGTTTCTATAGATGCATAGGGGAAAAGTTATATTTTTATTGTTTTCATCTGTTATCCCCAGACCCCATGGAGTGGAGCTCGGGGAACGTTCAGAAGTGGTTGCTGTGGACAGAGCATCTGTACAGACTGCCTCAGGCTGGAAACACCTTCCAGGAGCAGACTGGGAAAGACCTGTGTGCCATGAGTGAAGAGGACTTCAGGCAGAGGGTCCCTCAGTGTGGAGACACTCTGCACGCCCACCTGGACATCTGGAAGTCAGGTGTGTTATAATAACTGTATGACTGGTGTGGACAGTCAGGTATGCTATAAtacatgcaacatgtaaagtgttggtcccatatttcatgagggAAGCTTACCTGCGtactcgtcgtcctcaccagggtcttgacctgactgcagttcatgGAGCAACCGACTTGAATGGGAAAatactcaccttcgatggccgcttgcacgctggagaagtgtgtacCAGGCAGATTGCAGACattgtgtatggcgttgtgtgggcgagcagtttgctgtcAACATTGCAAATAGAGTGCCCCATGGAGGCCATTTTCATCCAcccccatcacctcatgtttcaacatgataatgcacagccccatatcgcaaggatctgtacgcaattcctggaagctaaaaatgttccagttcttccacggcctgcatactcaccagacatgtcacacattgagcacgtttggatgctctgaatcgacgtgtacgacagcgtgttctaaTTTACGCCAATATCCAGccacttcgcacagccattgaagaggagtgggacaacatttcacaggccacaatcaacagccttatcaactctatgcgaaggaaatGTGTAGCACTGTATAACGCAAATGGtgtggttttctgatccacacccctattTTTTAaagggtatctgtgaccaacagatgcatatctgtattcccagtccatagaatagggcctaatgaattcattttgaTTTACCTATTTCTTTACACGAActggaactcagtaaaatctttgacattgttccatgttgcgtttatattttttctcAGTGTAGCTGCATGACTGTCATAGATATTCAGCTGTGTTATAATACTGTGGCTGTATGACTAGCGCAGAGAGTCAGCTGTGTTATAATACTGTGGCTGTATGACTAGCACAGACAGTCAGCTGTGTTATAATACTGTAGCTGAATGACTGGCGTAGACAGTCAGCTGTGTTATAATACTGTAGCTGTATGGCCGGCGTAGACAGTCAGCTGTGTTATAATACTGTGGCTGTATGGATGGCGTAGACAGTCAGCTGTGTTATAATACTGTAGCTGTATGACTAGCGTAGACAGTCTGCACATACTGTGCTACTGTTTTCTATAGTGAAGCTTGTATTATTCTGTTCAAACAATACAACAATTAATCTCTCTCTTTTTGtatcctcttctttctctccccacAGCTGCCTGGATGAAAGAGAGGTGTTCAGTTGGAGACAGCAAAATCACAGGTAGGTTTAGCCTAGTAGCTTTGTTAGGACAGAAAGTGACATGAATCTCGTTTCTCCAAGACCAGAGTGTTGTTGGCCCTTGGGAAGGAGTAGTGACAGTTGTGTTCATAGCTCCTAGGTAGAAGAGCAGAGGGTCATGTATAGTGCAGTCTTGTTggcaaatatgtgtgtgtgtgctcatccctcccccctctgtgCAGGCGGAGAAGAGCTGTGGTTGGAGGCAGACTCGTCGTGCTCAGGCCAGCCCATCCACCTGTGGCAGTTCCTCAGAGAGCTGCTCCTCAAACCCCACAACTACGGACGTTGCATCCGCTGGCTCAACAAGGAGAAAGGTGAGCAGGCAGGCTGTGTGACCGCCAACAACTGGGATGGGATAAGTTAAGAGAAGAGAACTATTTTCAACTCTGCAATaatccatcctcttctctcttctaatGTTTATTATACTTTTCTAATTTCATCAAAAATATGGAAAATGACAATTGAATGGAGTGACAATGTATTCCATATCTAATCCCACTCTGCTGTCTGCCAGGTATTTTCAAAATCGAGGACTCTGCTCATGTGGCAAGACTCTGGGGACGGAGGAAGAACCGACCAGCGATGAACTATGACAAGCTGAGCCGCTCCATACGGCAGTATTACAAGAAGGGCATCATCCGCAAGCCTGACGTCTCCCAGAGACTGGTCTACCAGTTTGTCCACCCAGTataaggggaaggaggaggacaaAGGCCTACAAAGAAAGGACCACACGATCACACCTTGGTCTTGAACATTACACAACCAAGCTGAAAAGGGGTAAAACACATGCACTGGCCAATCCCTGTCAGTACACATACCCTTTGCCAGTACGGAAGTGTCAGCTGCCAAAGCTGGCAAATgaagattttatttttttaacgcAGAGAAGAAATTTGAGACAAAAATGTTAAGTGATCTTTctggactgcccccccccccccccccccaccaccacccccgcCCCCGCCATTTGAACTGCCTTTTTAATCTGCATGATCTGCCTGTCCTTGTTTTCCTATTGTGTAATTTAACCAATAATCAGTATCTTAAAACTACACTGTAGAATGAAGAACAGTTTGTTGTTTGTTAATTTATCAGATCTGGTCCCCGTCCTTCATCAGGGAATGTATTTAGAAGTTTTGCTTCAGTAGAATTCAGTTCTGGCTGTTATCCAGAGGAACAAACAGCTCCCTCTTTTTTTACTCATCACATGGCACACTTCGGAATTCTCCCGAAAGGCATTTACAATAGAAAATTAGAGCAGTTCACTGAACCTGAATGGGAGTGCATCAACAACTCCTTGACAGCAAACTCATACAGCCACCACAGTCATCCGACCCTCTCCTATATGCATGCTCCATTAACTTACAGTGgcaaggaaaagtatgtgaaccctttggaattacctggatttttgaataaattggtcataaaattagacgaacacagtctgcttaaactaataacacacaaacaattatactttctacatttatagacaatttgtcttactgtggacggatgaacatcaaggcttttagagatacttgtgtaaccctttccagcttaatgcaaatcaacaattcttaatcttaggtcttctgagaacTCTTTTGTTGTGAGTGTTTTTTCATAGGGCAAGGCAGcactaaccaacatctccaatcttgtctcattgattggactccaggttagctgactcttgactccaattagcttttggaaaagTCATTAGCCTTGGGGTTCACATACTTATTCCAACCTACACTGGGAATGTTttaatgatgtattcaatatagacaagaaaaatacaataatgtgtgtgttattagtttaagcacactgtgtt
This sequence is a window from Oncorhynchus kisutch isolate 150728-3 linkage group LG1, Okis_V2, whole genome shotgun sequence. Protein-coding genes within it:
- the LOC109866328 gene encoding SAM pointed domain-containing Ets transcription factor-like, which gives rise to MSSPGESLSSEGSSSLLPPCLGLPERNMGPRVGAAWEMEDTKPCMEALEHCGFPGLYLSCFDMLFTEDSAWLVKVSEASPGLAGAVPVPVPRTAHGEEPEQCPVIDSQALGLSPGLEGQEEERSLEQVQSMVVGEVLKDIETACKLLNITPDPMEWSSGNVQKWLLWTEHLYRLPQAGNTFQEQTGKDLCAMSEEDFRQRVPQCGDTLHAHLDIWKSAAWMKERCSVGDSKITGGEELWLEADSSCSGQPIHLWQFLRELLLKPHNYGRCIRWLNKEKGIFKIEDSAHVARLWGRRKNRPAMNYDKLSRSIRQYYKKGIIRKPDVSQRLVYQFVHPV